Proteins encoded together in one Flavobacteriales bacterium window:
- a CDS encoding cyanophycinase: MTPKGKLIAIGGNEDKGKEPEAGHHTKVFTHNFIEEGILRRVVDEMGGTSARIAVITSASSIPDEVGANYIEAFGRLGVTDVDVLDIRERSQVRPEMIKRLAKADGVMMSGGNQLRLTTIFGGTAFLQLMKRRYEEEVGFVIAGTSAGAMCMSSTMIYQGHSSSGLIKGGVKMTTGAALIQDVIVDSHFVERGRFSRLSQAVAANPSAVGIGLGEDTGVVITDADMLETIGSGQVMIFDGHDISYSDYADVEEGQPFSIEGMKVHIISKGHSYSVKQRMFAAVKVPQKA; encoded by the coding sequence ATGACACCCAAAGGCAAGCTGATCGCCATCGGCGGCAACGAGGACAAGGGCAAGGAACCGGAGGCCGGCCACCACACCAAGGTCTTCACGCACAACTTCATCGAGGAAGGCATCCTCCGCCGCGTGGTGGACGAAATGGGCGGCACCTCCGCCCGCATCGCCGTGATCACCAGCGCGAGCAGCATCCCGGACGAGGTGGGCGCCAACTACATCGAAGCCTTCGGAAGACTTGGCGTCACGGACGTCGATGTGCTCGACATCCGCGAACGGTCGCAGGTGCGGCCCGAGATGATCAAGCGGCTGGCCAAGGCCGATGGCGTGATGATGAGCGGCGGCAACCAACTGCGGCTCACCACCATCTTCGGCGGCACGGCCTTCCTGCAGCTCATGAAACGACGCTATGAGGAGGAGGTCGGCTTCGTGATCGCCGGCACCAGTGCGGGGGCCATGTGCATGAGCAGCACCATGATCTACCAGGGCCACAGCAGCAGCGGTCTCATCAAGGGCGGCGTGAAGATGACCACCGGCGCGGCCCTCATCCAGGACGTGATCGTGGACAGCCATTTCGTGGAACGAGGCCGCTTCAGCCGCCTCAGCCAGGCCGTCGCGGCCAACCCCAGCGCGGTCGGCATCGGCCTCGGCGAGGACACCGGCGTGGTGATCACCGACGCCGACATGCTCGAGACCATCGGCAGCGGTCAGGTGATGATCTTCGACGGCCACGACATCAGCTACAGCGACTACGCCGATGTGGAGGAGGGACAGCCTTTCAGCATCGAAGGCATGAAGGTGCACATCATCAGCAAGGGTCACAGCTACAGCGTGAAGCAGCGCATGTTCGCGGCCGTGAAGGTGCCGCAGAAGGCCTGA
- a CDS encoding DUF4259 domain-containing protein: MGAWDVGVFDDDAARDVFDSLLVGNAYEQIAEWMRVMEPEEHYEYASCHCMLVSGAFIDAVLNGTDHSKDLGDAYGRVIDQLVGKDLDALHPVLLRRLDHVLNGASELKELWSENEELYPVWRANVQGLIDRLK; this comes from the coding sequence ATGGGTGCCTGGGACGTGGGGGTCTTCGACGACGACGCCGCACGGGACGTGTTCGACAGCCTGCTGGTGGGCAATGCCTACGAGCAGATCGCAGAATGGATGCGGGTGATGGAGCCGGAAGAGCACTACGAGTACGCGAGCTGCCATTGCATGCTGGTCTCGGGGGCCTTCATCGATGCCGTGCTCAACGGCACGGACCACTCCAAGGACCTGGGCGATGCGTATGGCCGGGTGATCGACCAGCTCGTAGGCAAAGACCTCGATGCGCTGCACCCTGTCCTGCTGCGCAGGCTGGACCACGTGCTCAACGGTGCGTCGGAGCTGAAGGAGCTGTGGAGCGAGAACGAGGAGCTGTATCCGGTGTGGCGCGCCAACGTGCAAGGCCTCATCGATAGGCTGAAGTGA